A region of Paenibacillus sp. JNUCC-31 DNA encodes the following proteins:
- a CDS encoding carbohydrate ABC transporter permease yields MVTAMKESRGDKLFLISTYIYLGLALLVVLYPLIYILSASISSPQDVNSGAMWLFPKNVTLDGYKLVFENPKIWNGYWNTIIYTVVGTLVNLAVTLPASYALSRSDFVGRQLFMGLILFTMFFSGGIVPTYLLVKNLGLINSMWALILPVAASVWNIVVARTFFQTTIPKELQEAAHIDGCTNLKLFIRIILPLSAPIVAVMALFYGVSHWNSYFPSLIYLNDEAKYPLQMVLRQILVLQEMSAETTGASINGEVATAMNNKAETASLIKYGVIVVSTLPIVAVYPFLQRYFVQGVMIGSVKG; encoded by the coding sequence GTGGTTACTGCCATGAAAGAATCCAGGGGGGACAAGCTGTTCCTGATTAGTACCTATATCTATTTGGGCCTTGCACTGCTGGTGGTTCTCTATCCGCTAATCTATATTCTCAGCGCTTCAATCAGTTCACCGCAGGACGTCAATTCGGGAGCTATGTGGCTATTTCCGAAGAATGTGACACTGGATGGCTACAAGCTTGTATTTGAGAACCCGAAGATATGGAATGGTTACTGGAACACGATCATTTACACTGTAGTGGGGACTCTGGTCAATCTTGCCGTTACTCTGCCGGCCTCGTATGCACTAAGCAGATCTGATTTTGTCGGGCGCCAGTTGTTTATGGGTCTCATTCTGTTCACGATGTTCTTCAGCGGCGGAATCGTGCCGACGTATCTGCTGGTCAAGAATCTTGGCCTCATTAACAGTATGTGGGCATTGATCCTGCCCGTGGCCGCTTCGGTTTGGAATATTGTCGTAGCCCGCACCTTTTTTCAGACGACCATCCCAAAAGAACTGCAGGAAGCGGCGCATATTGACGGTTGTACGAATTTAAAGCTGTTTATACGCATTATTCTGCCGCTGTCGGCACCGATTGTGGCCGTTATGGCCCTGTTCTATGGAGTAAGCCATTGGAACAGCTACTTCCCGTCCCTGATCTATTTGAATGATGAAGCCAAGTATCCGCTGCAGATGGTTCTGCGCCAGATCCTTGTCCTTCAGGAAATGTCGGCCGAAACCACAGGCGCTTCGATCAATGGCGAGGTGGCGACCGCTATGAATAATAAGGCAGAAACAGCATCGCTGATCAAATACGGTGTCATCGTTGTCTCCACACTGCCCATCGTTGCAGTCTATCCGTTCCTGCAGCGTTACTTTGTACAGGGGGTCATGATTGGCTCTGTTAAGGGCTAA
- a CDS encoding extracellular solute-binding protein: protein MQTTRKPWKLLLSSALVLTLLAGCSNSNEGAANKSTGDVAVNKEGFPIVNESVTLSLMAPDVGIQNWENMVVLQQMQEKTGIKLEYKNAPKDSFETKKNLVLASGDYPDILYAAGLTTAEQMNYGEQGIIIPLEDLIEEYAPNFKSLLEENPDVRKSITAPDGHIYSLPVVELSQHWYRNPMWYNGDFLKALNIDKLPETTEELYTYLKRVKEEDPNGNGKADEIPISSVTTPAANLRDIRTWLLGAFGIYEEEIYVDDADKVHYTPLEEGYKEYLTYMNRLWSEDLLDHESFSQTAEQKKAKTQNNQVALFSDWHAYMSKGGEPSTADPMFAPVRSESIAAPAIAKNRGITTGAFAITESNPAPEASMRWVDYLYSYEGAMFFNKGPEGILWEYTDKENRVKKYLPVPDGKEMEDYRATLTPNYGIPAPTLSMDDISKGLKTDFDVWVEQETKQKLLDKGARIPFPTLFFTVEEQTEISSLNSDLRTYVNQMEAKFITGAEPLTGWDNYVATVKKMGGERVAEINQAAYDRWKSN, encoded by the coding sequence ATGCAGACCACACGCAAACCATGGAAGCTTCTGCTGTCTTCGGCTCTAGTTCTTACACTGCTGGCAGGATGCAGCAATTCAAATGAAGGTGCAGCAAATAAAAGTACCGGAGACGTTGCTGTGAATAAAGAAGGTTTCCCGATTGTCAATGAGTCCGTTACTCTGTCGCTTATGGCGCCGGATGTAGGAATTCAGAACTGGGAGAACATGGTGGTGCTTCAGCAGATGCAGGAGAAGACCGGCATTAAGCTGGAATACAAGAATGCACCGAAGGACAGCTTCGAGACCAAAAAGAATTTGGTACTCGCCAGCGGGGATTACCCGGATATCCTTTATGCTGCCGGTCTGACGACCGCAGAGCAGATGAATTATGGAGAGCAGGGTATCATCATACCCCTGGAGGATCTGATTGAAGAATACGCTCCCAATTTCAAGTCACTGCTGGAGGAGAATCCGGACGTCCGTAAATCAATTACAGCACCGGACGGGCATATCTATTCCTTGCCAGTAGTAGAACTTAGCCAGCACTGGTACCGCAATCCGATGTGGTATAACGGGGACTTCCTGAAGGCTCTGAATATCGACAAGCTTCCCGAAACGACGGAAGAGCTGTATACCTACCTGAAGCGTGTGAAGGAGGAAGATCCAAACGGCAATGGCAAAGCCGATGAAATTCCGATTTCCTCAGTGACAACACCAGCTGCGAACCTCCGCGATATCCGTACCTGGCTGCTTGGCGCATTCGGTATTTATGAAGAAGAAATTTATGTGGACGATGCGGACAAAGTGCATTATACACCGCTTGAAGAAGGTTATAAGGAATATTTGACCTATATGAACCGCCTGTGGTCCGAAGACCTGTTGGATCACGAGAGCTTCTCGCAGACAGCAGAGCAGAAGAAGGCCAAAACGCAGAATAATCAAGTTGCCCTCTTCTCAGACTGGCATGCCTACATGTCCAAGGGCGGAGAGCCTTCGACGGCAGATCCGATGTTTGCGCCCGTCCGCAGTGAATCCATTGCTGCTCCTGCGATTGCAAAGAACAGAGGAATCACAACTGGCGCATTTGCCATCACGGAAAGTAATCCCGCACCGGAAGCATCAATGCGCTGGGTGGATTATCTTTATTCCTATGAAGGTGCGATGTTCTTCAATAAAGGGCCGGAGGGCATTCTCTGGGAATACACTGACAAAGAGAACCGGGTTAAGAAGTACTTGCCGGTACCGGACGGCAAGGAAATGGAAGATTACCGGGCAACACTGACGCCCAACTACGGCATTCCTGCTCCAACCCTGTCCATGGATGATATTAGTAAGGGGCTGAAGACAGACTTTGACGTCTGGGTAGAGCAGGAAACCAAGCAGAAGCTTCTCGATAAAGGTGCACGGATTCCGTTCCCGACCTTGTTCTTCACCGTGGAGGAGCAGACCGAAATCAGCAGCCTTAATTCTGATTTGAGAACATATGTGAATCAGATGGAAGCGAAGTTCATCACCGGTGCCGAGCCGCTTACGGGTTGGGACAATTATGTGGCGACCGTCAAGAAAATGGGCGGAGAGCGTGTGGCCGAAATCAACCAAGCTGCCTATGACCGGTGGAAATCCAACTAA
- a CDS encoding glycoside hydrolase family 130 protein, protein MQITRHPDNPIVVPGGYEWRKVTVFNPAVIIDNGKFYMIERTAGSLTPCKNYLGLLESEDGVNFTHVRDEPIVTPDMLGFPYGSVQDPRIVKIEGTFYLNYALRPCAMSYYPTGAGVPLRSIPEYPDGWGEEEGHWLTRSSILKSDNLLDWEFVADTTPLDINDRDNILFPEKIGGKFVLLRRPEEYVGEAYGTDKAAMWITYSEDLVNWEEPKLLATAGSLSWESRKIGGSTPPVRTDKGWLVLYHGVDEDIVYRVGAMLLDLEQPEKIIARTANFIMEPETYYEKFGFQIPNVIFPTGNVVKDGLLYIYYGVTDTAIALATVPLDELVEHILQEA, encoded by the coding sequence ATGCAAATTACGAGACATCCGGATAATCCTATTGTCGTTCCGGGCGGCTATGAATGGCGAAAGGTTACGGTCTTCAATCCTGCAGTCATCATTGATAACGGCAAATTTTATATGATTGAGCGCACCGCAGGGTCCCTGACGCCATGTAAGAATTACCTGGGGCTGCTTGAGAGCGAAGATGGCGTAAACTTTACCCATGTGAGGGATGAGCCGATTGTGACGCCCGATATGCTGGGTTTCCCTTATGGCAGTGTACAGGACCCGCGAATTGTCAAAATCGAAGGCACATTCTATTTGAACTACGCCCTGCGCCCTTGTGCAATGAGCTATTATCCTACTGGGGCAGGTGTTCCCTTGCGCTCTATTCCGGAATATCCGGACGGATGGGGGGAAGAGGAGGGGCATTGGCTGACCCGATCCTCTATTCTAAAATCGGATAACCTGTTGGATTGGGAGTTTGTGGCAGACACGACACCACTTGATATCAATGACCGGGACAACATTCTGTTCCCCGAGAAAATAGGCGGCAAATTCGTGCTGCTTCGCCGTCCCGAGGAATATGTGGGAGAAGCTTATGGAACAGATAAAGCGGCCATGTGGATTACCTACTCCGAGGATCTTGTGAACTGGGAAGAGCCCAAGCTGCTCGCCACCGCCGGAAGCCTGTCCTGGGAATCGCGGAAGATTGGAGGCTCCACGCCACCGGTACGCACGGACAAGGGCTGGCTGGTACTCTATCACGGCGTTGATGAGGACATTGTCTACCGCGTGGGGGCGATGCTGCTGGATTTGGAGCAGCCGGAGAAAATTATTGCCCGGACAGCGAATTTTATTATGGAGCCGGAGACGTATTATGAGAAGTTTGGGTTCCAGATTCCGAATGTCATCTTCCCAACCGGAAATGTGGTCAAAGACGGACTGCTCTATATCTATTACGGGGTAACGGATACAGCGATTGCGCTCGCAACGGTTCCTTTGGATGAGCTGGTGGAGCATATTCTCCAGGAAGCGTAG
- a CDS encoding helix-turn-helix domain-containing protein produces MANPALKPSLLKRFRLSWNHFKSRLLLKYAFSYILIFLIPLTGVTIFVYENAVKGLRVEIEQSNVNQLNQVKSTIDTRMKELQELAGRIAYDRHLTPYMVRHPYYSLEAIQTLANYKASSNIAEDLLLYFHGDSNIYSYRGLANLHVTFDSYYQFEHWTSEELRRDLNETRQPLVRPAENVTVNSRKDPMLVMLVPIKPNDPYPYGTVLYLMKESNLTGVMDSILSDFSGSSYIFGPSGEVLTANNHGVSLPQDELGNLSALEPGIHNLELDGESYSVVSVQSEENGWTYVTTMPSFQFFSRVAHVQTLILIVFCITVITGIAAALLLAKRQYHPIRDLMEFAKLRGSGPDAPKLRNEWEWIRQTLHDYSARIDLQEPFVRNQCMLLLLKHGKPDDPEIEQMILSAGFKHPQGKGLYFSAILSWDETLPGDKFWQERHLLQEILSNVCLSGPDAQIFGVEFSVKDQFALIISLADDMDIPVHRRMEQVIEAILEVIRKHSQLSLSIGVGTAYRDLALLNQSFIEAAAALEHRMIRRSGQVSYFEQLAELVPSAAQSFWIPRKSMLKLEQSLKQGNESVAAQMIADNIDKIKDEPLQVHLLRCICFDLLNVFLRTASEFGMNEVFANMPELTSFETLEELENRLLSLASAICAQVEQNKETSEPSLMEDILAYVDRQFADYTLSLEHVALKFAISTSYLSRSFKDKTGSNFSQYIWQRRVDEVIRLLQSTSAPLKEIIEQVGYLDTPNFIRKFKKETGLTPGQYRKEHALKGAAAKRPV; encoded by the coding sequence ATGGCAAATCCGGCACTCAAGCCATCCTTGCTCAAAAGGTTCCGGCTCAGCTGGAATCATTTCAAATCAAGGCTTCTGCTGAAATATGCATTTTCCTACATCTTAATATTTCTTATCCCTCTAACTGGTGTAACCATTTTTGTTTATGAGAACGCTGTCAAGGGCCTGCGTGTCGAAATTGAACAATCCAATGTCAATCAGCTCAATCAGGTGAAGAGCACCATTGATACCCGTATGAAGGAGCTTCAGGAACTAGCGGGGAGAATCGCCTATGACAGGCATCTGACCCCCTATATGGTACGGCATCCCTATTACAGCCTGGAGGCGATTCAGACACTGGCGAATTACAAAGCCAGCAGCAACATAGCAGAGGATCTGCTTCTCTATTTTCATGGCGATTCCAACATCTATTCATACCGCGGTCTGGCTAATCTTCATGTCACCTTTGATTCCTATTATCAGTTCGAGCACTGGACCTCGGAAGAATTGCGACGAGATTTGAATGAAACCCGGCAGCCCTTGGTACGTCCCGCTGAGAATGTAACGGTCAATTCCCGCAAGGATCCGATGCTCGTCATGCTCGTACCCATTAAACCGAATGACCCGTATCCATACGGGACCGTTCTCTATTTAATGAAAGAATCCAATCTTACCGGGGTCATGGATTCAATTCTGAGTGATTTTTCGGGCAGCAGCTATATTTTTGGTCCCTCCGGAGAGGTGCTAACAGCGAACAACCATGGCGTCAGCCTCCCCCAGGACGAGCTTGGAAATTTATCCGCACTTGAACCAGGTATTCATAACCTGGAGCTGGACGGGGAATCATACTCCGTCGTTTCCGTACAATCTGAAGAAAATGGCTGGACCTATGTGACAACGATGCCAAGCTTCCAGTTTTTCAGTCGTGTCGCCCATGTCCAGACCCTGATTCTGATTGTCTTCTGTATAACAGTCATTACCGGCATAGCTGCCGCACTGCTGCTGGCCAAACGACAGTACCATCCAATTAGGGATCTAATGGAATTCGCGAAGCTGAGAGGAAGTGGCCCTGATGCTCCCAAGCTCCGCAATGAATGGGAATGGATACGGCAGACTCTCCACGATTACAGTGCCAGAATTGATCTTCAGGAACCCTTCGTCCGGAATCAGTGCATGCTGCTGCTGCTCAAGCACGGCAAGCCGGATGATCCTGAAATTGAGCAGATGATCCTCAGCGCAGGCTTCAAGCATCCTCAAGGAAAAGGTCTCTATTTCTCGGCAATCCTATCCTGGGATGAAACTCTGCCAGGCGACAAGTTCTGGCAGGAACGCCATCTGTTGCAGGAAATACTGAGCAATGTATGTCTGTCCGGTCCCGATGCACAGATCTTCGGTGTGGAATTCTCGGTTAAGGACCAGTTTGCCCTGATTATTTCGCTTGCCGACGATATGGATATACCGGTTCACAGACGGATGGAGCAGGTTATTGAAGCCATTCTTGAGGTAATCCGCAAACACTCGCAGCTGTCTCTGAGTATCGGAGTTGGTACGGCCTATCGGGATCTGGCTCTCCTTAATCAATCCTTCATCGAAGCCGCGGCAGCTCTGGAGCACCGGATGATCCGGCGCAGCGGGCAGGTGTCTTACTTCGAGCAGCTCGCTGAACTGGTTCCTTCCGCTGCTCAGAGCTTCTGGATTCCGCGTAAATCCATGCTGAAGCTGGAGCAGAGTCTGAAGCAGGGCAATGAATCGGTAGCCGCCCAGATGATTGCTGATAACATTGATAAAATCAAAGACGAGCCGCTGCAGGTGCATTTGCTGCGCTGCATCTGCTTCGATTTGCTGAACGTTTTTTTGCGCACAGCCTCTGAGTTTGGCATGAACGAAGTGTTCGCCAACATGCCGGAATTGACCTCCTTTGAAACCCTCGAAGAGCTTGAGAACCGTCTGCTCTCTTTGGCTTCTGCTATCTGCGCGCAGGTCGAACAGAATAAGGAGACAAGCGAGCCTTCATTAATGGAAGACATTCTGGCTTATGTGGACAGGCAGTTCGCAGACTACACCCTCAGCCTGGAGCATGTGGCGCTTAAGTTTGCCATTTCAACCTCTTATTTAAGCCGTAGCTTCAAAGATAAAACCGGCAGCAATTTCTCACAATATATCTGGCAGCGGCGTGTGGATGAGGTCATACGGCTGCTACAGAGCACTAGTGCACCGCTCAAAGAAATAATTGAACAGGTCGGTTATTTGGATACGCCGAATTTCATTCGCAAGTTCAAAAAAGAAACCGGTCTGACGCCAGGGCAGTACCGCAAGGAACATGCCTTGAAGGGGGCTGCCGCGAAAAGACCGGTTTAA